One part of the Syntrophales bacterium genome encodes these proteins:
- a CDS encoding cupin domain-containing protein encodes MIKVLNLFDEIPSERTKEAFQDILRAENLRIERIVSHGEASPEGFWYNQQENEWVLLLAGTAELSFADGRKIALAPGDCLLIPRHVRHRVERTDPGQDTIWLAIHFGGEQAGT; translated from the coding sequence ATGATTAAAGTTCTTAATCTTTTTGACGAAATTCCCTCGGAGCGAACAAAAGAGGCATTTCAGGACATTCTGCGGGCTGAAAACTTGCGGATCGAGCGGATTGTCTCCCATGGCGAAGCATCGCCGGAGGGTTTCTGGTACAATCAGCAGGAAAATGAATGGGTTCTGCTGCTTGCGGGAACGGCGGAACTTTCTTTTGCAGATGGCCGGAAGATCGCGCTCGCTCCGGGTGATTGCCTCCTCATCCCCAGGCATGTGCGCCACCGCGTGGAAAGGACCGACCCGGGGCAGGATACGATCTGGCTGGCTATCCATTTTGGCGGGGAACAGGCGGGGACTTAG
- the rfbA gene encoding glucose-1-phosphate thymidylyltransferase RfbA, translated as MSGIQKGIILAGGSGSRLYPLTMVASKQLQPVYDKPMIYYPLATLMIAGIRDILIVSTPQDTPRFEALFGDGSRWGLRIAYKVQPKPQGIAQAFIVGEEFIAGGPVCLILGDNIFYGKMGLDAIIGGFTAGATVFGYYVNDPERYGVVEFDGTGKAVSIEEKPVAPKSSYAVPGLYLYDEQITGIAKALKPSARGELEITDVNMEYLRRGKLQVVPLGRGIAWLDTGTHASLLEASHFIGTLEARQGLKIACLEEIAFRKGFVDRAEMRKVIDDTPRSSYRDYLERIFGEKE; from the coding sequence ATGTCGGGTATTCAAAAGGGCATCATCCTTGCGGGGGGTTCGGGGAGCAGGCTCTACCCGCTGACCATGGTGGCGAGCAAACAATTGCAGCCGGTGTACGACAAGCCGATGATCTACTATCCACTGGCGACGCTGATGATCGCCGGCATCAGGGATATCCTGATTGTTTCGACGCCGCAGGACACCCCACGCTTCGAGGCCCTGTTCGGCGATGGCTCGCGCTGGGGACTCAGGATTGCCTACAAGGTGCAGCCCAAACCGCAGGGGATTGCCCAGGCCTTTATCGTCGGCGAGGAGTTCATCGCGGGCGGGCCCGTTTGTCTGATTCTGGGCGACAACATCTTCTACGGGAAGATGGGGCTCGATGCGATCATCGGGGGATTTACTGCGGGCGCCACTGTCTTTGGATATTATGTCAACGATCCGGAGCGCTACGGGGTTGTCGAGTTCGACGGAACGGGAAAGGCCGTGAGCATCGAAGAAAAGCCGGTTGCTCCCAAGTCCTCCTACGCGGTGCCAGGGCTTTACCTTTACGACGAACAGATAACCGGAATCGCCAAAGCGCTAAAGCCTTCGGCGCGCGGGGAGCTGGAGATAACTGACGTCAACATGGAGTACCTGAGACGCGGAAAGCTGCAAGTTGTTCCCCTCGGAAGGGGTATCGCCTGGCTCGATACGGGCACGCATGCCAGCCTGCTGGAGGCGAGCCATTTCATCGGTACGCTGGAGGCCAGGCAGGGGCTGAAGATCGCCTGCCTCGAAGAGATCGCCTTTCGCAAGGGGTTTGTTGACAGGGCAGAGATGCGTAAAGTTATTGACGATACCCCGCGTTCAAGTTATCGAGACTATCTGGAAAGGATATTTGGGGAGAAAGAGTAA
- a CDS encoding alpha/beta hydrolase family protein yields the protein MTSILDRVYAKHSNRLLFFKDGWGDLPRLRELMQKGDDHGAPRPIDVVWEKTLETKEAVLRQGEFLSPYNALPLPGESKKAFFELALPPDASPETPICLHLAATGDEGFSRRRALFALPLLKSGIGSLILENPYYGKRRPAGQQKKMLNHFSDLVTMGGAAAEEGRSLLRWLREEGYKKLGVCGISMGGSIAARVAVLEESPVAVIGCLTAHSASVVFTEGVLSRYLAWDVLNRELGKGEKAREFMREMLDLTNLTRFPAPRKPEAAFLVAAKIDAYVPRSSAALLHSHWPGATMQWIRTGHVGAFLFHRRHFLAAISNALAHL from the coding sequence ATGACAAGCATTCTTGACCGCGTCTATGCGAAACATTCCAATCGGCTCCTTTTTTTCAAGGATGGCTGGGGCGACTTGCCGCGCCTTCGGGAACTGATGCAAAAAGGCGATGACCATGGCGCGCCCCGGCCCATAGATGTTGTCTGGGAAAAGACGCTGGAGACGAAGGAGGCTGTCCTGCGGCAGGGTGAATTTCTCTCCCCATACAACGCGCTGCCGCTTCCCGGGGAAAGCAAAAAGGCCTTTTTTGAACTGGCGCTTCCCCCGGATGCGTCCCCGGAAACACCAATCTGCCTTCATTTGGCCGCTACCGGCGACGAGGGTTTTTCCCGACGCCGCGCGCTTTTTGCCTTGCCGCTCTTGAAATCCGGGATCGGTTCGCTGATCCTGGAAAATCCCTATTACGGAAAACGCCGGCCGGCCGGACAGCAGAAAAAGATGCTTAATCATTTCAGCGACCTGGTGACAATGGGCGGGGCCGCCGCCGAGGAGGGGCGTTCCCTGCTCCGTTGGCTGCGGGAAGAGGGATACAAAAAACTGGGCGTTTGCGGTATCAGCATGGGGGGCAGCATCGCCGCAAGGGTAGCTGTGCTGGAGGAATCACCGGTCGCCGTAATCGGCTGCCTTACCGCCCATTCGGCCAGCGTTGTTTTCACGGAAGGGGTGTTGAGCCGTTATCTTGCCTGGGACGTCCTGAACAGGGAACTGGGCAAAGGTGAAAAGGCCCGCGAATTTATGAGGGAAATGCTTGATCTTACAAATCTTACAAGGTTTCCCGCTCCCCGAAAACCGGAAGCGGCGTTTCTTGTTGCAGCCAAAATTGATGCCTACGTGCCGCGATCGTCGGCCGCCCTGCTTCACTCTCACTGGCCGGGAGCAACAATGCAATGGATTCGCACCGGCCATGTCGGGGCGTTTCTCTTTCATCGTCGTCATTTTCTGGCGGCGATCAGCAATGCCTTGGCCCATCTGTAG
- a CDS encoding MBL fold metallo-hydrolase, producing the protein MKFVKKHEFGKVRGWEFGWSPMGHPLMTVISYRIGPVLIDTALSHMRPAVLEMVKREGIKTVLLTHCHEDHSGNARPIKDTFGIPIYGTQLTAEKLSRPSRILPYQHLVWGAAPPVELKILPDVWEDFGLRLLPIPTPGHSRDHIAYLAPDEGWLFSGDLYLSSHIKYFRADERIKEQITSLKKALTLDFDALFCAHHPKPTNGKDFLGKKLQYLEDLYGRIAGLALQGMDSSLIMKTLHLKEAWKIKLLCLGNVSMENLVHSVISSLKQAEAAI; encoded by the coding sequence ATGAAGTTTGTAAAGAAGCATGAATTCGGCAAGGTGCGGGGCTGGGAGTTCGGATGGTCGCCCATGGGCCATCCCCTGATGACGGTAATCAGCTACCGGATCGGACCGGTCCTGATAGACACCGCCTTGTCCCACATGCGGCCCGCGGTGCTGGAGATGGTTAAGCGGGAAGGAATCAAAACCGTTCTTCTGACCCACTGTCACGAGGATCACAGCGGCAACGCCCGGCCCATCAAAGACACCTTCGGCATCCCCATTTACGGGACGCAACTTACGGCAGAGAAACTCTCCCGGCCCTCCCGGATTTTGCCTTACCAGCACTTGGTGTGGGGCGCCGCCCCTCCCGTCGAGCTCAAAATATTGCCGGATGTCTGGGAGGACTTTGGTCTGCGTTTGTTACCCATCCCCACGCCCGGTCATTCCCGGGACCATATCGCCTATCTGGCGCCCGATGAGGGCTGGCTTTTCTCCGGCGATCTTTACCTCTCCAGTCATATAAAATATTTTCGCGCCGACGAACGCATCAAGGAGCAGATTACGTCCCTGAAGAAGGCGCTTACCCTGGATTTCGACGCGCTGTTCTGCGCGCATCACCCCAAACCGACCAATGGCAAGGACTTCCTTGGCAAAAAATTGCAGTACCTTGAGGATTTATATGGGAGAATAGCCGGACTGGCGTTGCAGGGGATGGACTCCTCCCTGATCATGAAAACCCTGCATCTTAAAGAGGCATGGAAAATCAAGCTGCTGTGCCTGGGCAATGTGAGCATGGAAAACCTGGTGCACTCCGTGATCAGCTCCCTGAAGCAAGCAGAGGCAGCGATATAA
- a CDS encoding arsenite methyltransferase, whose protein sequence is MNNIKHDEIRQAVRKNYGRIAESGGCGCGPSSCCGSTIDAPTTLSQALGYSADETAAVPEGSNMGLGCGNPQAIANIKVGETVIDLGSGGGFDCFLAARQVGDAGRVIGIDMTPAMISKARANAEAGGYQNVEFRLGEIENLPAADEAADVIISNCVINLSPDKQRVFAEAFRVLKAGGRLAISDVVARAELPEDVKQDMALFSGCVAGASVVADVEEMLRKAGFRQIRIAPKDESKTFIRDWAPGAAVADYVVSANIEAVKPAT, encoded by the coding sequence ATGAACAATATAAAACACGATGAAATCCGCCAGGCTGTGCGCAAAAATTATGGCCGGATCGCGGAAAGCGGGGGATGCGGCTGTGGCCCGTCCTCATGTTGCGGGTCAACGATAGATGCGCCCACCACGCTGTCACAGGCGCTGGGGTACTCTGCAGACGAGACTGCCGCTGTTCCCGAAGGCTCCAATATGGGTTTGGGATGCGGTAATCCCCAGGCCATTGCCAATATAAAGGTTGGTGAAACCGTGATAGACCTTGGCAGCGGCGGCGGGTTCGACTGTTTTCTCGCGGCGCGCCAGGTCGGCGATGCTGGTCGCGTAATCGGCATTGACATGACGCCGGCAATGATTTCCAAGGCGCGCGCGAACGCGGAGGCGGGCGGCTATCAGAACGTCGAATTCCGGCTCGGCGAAATTGAAAACCTGCCCGCAGCCGATGAGGCGGCGGATGTAATTATTTCCAACTGCGTGATCAACTTGTCGCCGGACAAACAGCGCGTATTCGCCGAAGCCTTCCGAGTTTTGAAAGCCGGCGGCAGGCTGGCTATCTCGGATGTAGTCGCTCGTGCCGAATTGCCCGAGGATGTCAAACAGGATATGGCCCTCTTCTCCGGCTGCGTGGCGGGCGCGTCCGTGGTTGCCGATGTTGAGGAAATGTTGAGAAAGGCTGGGTTCCGACAGATTCGCATTGCGCCCAAAGACGAAAGTAAAACCTTTATTCGCGATTGGGCGCCCGGAGCGGCAGTTGCCGATTATGTGGTTTCTGCAAATATCGAAGCCGTTAAACCCGCCACCTGA
- a CDS encoding response regulator encodes MSRKRILIVDDDALILQGLAKVIKKDAMEAGAEVATAETGEAALAEINSSPCHLCFLDIFLPDTDGTEVLKKIRAVSPATKVVMMSAGIISADMRENIEKNAYMFVPKPFDLMQIRMLVKIIIEEQ; translated from the coding sequence ATGAGTAGGAAACGGATTCTTATCGTCGATGACGATGCATTGATCCTCCAGGGATTGGCAAAGGTCATCAAGAAAGATGCGATGGAGGCGGGCGCCGAGGTAGCCACGGCGGAAACGGGTGAGGCCGCCCTTGCGGAAATTAACTCTTCGCCCTGCCATCTCTGTTTCCTCGACATTTTCCTGCCGGACACTGATGGCACGGAAGTGTTGAAAAAAATCAGGGCTGTCTCCCCAGCGACGAAGGTGGTCATGATGAGCGCGGGGATCATCAGCGCCGACATGAGGGAAAACATTGAGAAGAATGCCTACATGTTCGTTCCCAAACCCTTCGACCTCATGCAGATAAGAATGCTTGTAAAAATAATCATCGAAGAACAGTAG
- a CDS encoding ATP-binding protein produces MKKKIILGLSIFALMFLFGGFYIFKTTEAIIYDLHRITRMYQTMVLRNNFLLSIKKNQEKIILRGKCLVPENLPGAAGMVEIVERCVLCHASTHTSTLGKMIALKKEIIAYDAATLNVFAADPLSPLAGQRADAALSLGDNLIRTTENIIKVTSIKLGKQEQEVLRKINQRKITLFVLLTIGPFFAVGLAFFLIRGLTRPVNSLLDATRRLKGGDLDYRIEGLKDEFGEVAESFNEMASSLKKQMLVMQRTEQLRVCGEMSAGLAHEIRNPLAGMKVTIEVLLSELTMEPQDREALEKVVEQIRHIELLMKNLLNYARPVVAQPTNVDVNKLLEQQVYFIMKHPSFVSGNPRKQIIREFDERLPEIMGDPQQLQQVFLNLLLNAADAVPEGGTIRITTGQDTQKKTVSIEISNTGKGIPAELMARIFLPFFTTKGKGSGTGLGLAVSKRIVEEHGGVIEVHNNVPDGVTFTVALPAGKQVEKSV; encoded by the coding sequence ATGAAAAAAAAGATTATTTTGGGTCTTTCCATCTTTGCCCTGATGTTTTTATTCGGTGGGTTCTACATCTTCAAGACCACGGAAGCGATCATCTACGATCTGCATCGCATTACCCGGATGTACCAAACGATGGTTCTTAGAAATAACTTCCTTTTGAGCATCAAGAAAAACCAGGAAAAGATCATTCTCCGGGGCAAATGCTTAGTGCCGGAGAATTTGCCGGGTGCTGCCGGCATGGTGGAAATTGTCGAGAGGTGCGTCCTCTGTCATGCCTCTACTCACACCTCCACTCTCGGGAAGATGATTGCTTTGAAAAAGGAAATTATAGCCTACGATGCCGCGACGCTTAATGTTTTTGCCGCCGATCCCCTCTCGCCGCTCGCGGGACAGCGGGCGGATGCGGCGCTGAGTCTGGGGGATAACCTGATCAGGACAACTGAGAACATCATCAAGGTCACCAGCATCAAGCTGGGCAAACAGGAACAGGAGGTTCTTCGGAAGATAAACCAGCGAAAGATCACCCTGTTCGTGCTGCTCACTATAGGCCCATTTTTTGCCGTGGGGTTGGCCTTTTTCCTGATCCGCGGACTGACCAGACCTGTCAACAGCCTGCTTGACGCCACTCGCAGGCTCAAGGGCGGAGATTTGGATTACAGAATTGAAGGACTGAAGGACGAATTTGGGGAAGTGGCCGAATCGTTTAACGAAATGGCGTCATCCCTGAAAAAGCAGATGCTTGTCATGCAGCGGACGGAGCAATTGCGGGTCTGCGGGGAGATGTCGGCGGGGCTTGCCCATGAAATCCGGAACCCTCTTGCCGGAATGAAGGTGACGATCGAGGTGTTGTTGTCGGAACTGACGATGGAGCCGCAGGACCGCGAGGCGCTCGAAAAGGTGGTCGAGCAGATACGACATATCGAGCTGCTTATGAAGAATCTTCTCAATTATGCCCGGCCGGTGGTAGCCCAGCCGACCAACGTCGATGTGAATAAACTCCTGGAACAGCAGGTGTATTTCATTATGAAGCACCCGTCGTTCGTCTCCGGCAATCCGCGCAAGCAGATAATCAGGGAATTTGATGAGCGCCTGCCGGAAATCATGGGCGATCCTCAGCAACTGCAGCAGGTTTTTCTCAATCTTTTACTGAACGCTGCCGACGCCGTCCCGGAGGGAGGGACCATAAGGATAACAACAGGGCAAGACACGCAGAAAAAGACCGTTTCCATCGAGATCAGCAATACGGGAAAAGGCATTCCTGCCGAATTGATGGCGAGGATCTTCCTGCCCTTCTTCACAACCAAGGGGAAGGGCTCCGGGACTGGTCTGGGATTGGCCGTTTCCAAACGGATTGTCGAAGAACATGGCGGCGTAATTGAGGTTCATAATAATGTTCCTGATGGGGTTACGTTCACAGTTGCATTGCCCGCCGGAAAGCAAGTAGAGAAATCAGTATGA
- a CDS encoding PaaI family thioesterase, protein MNELPENILAMINEIAGGFDKLMGLRFVKATPEEYVAELDVDERHLQPYGIVHGGVYSATIETLCSLGAALSVYSEGKSAVGLENSTSFLRAVRSGTIRCTARPVFAGKRSQVWEGQVTDDRERLIATGRVRLIILEQGSEADGIAVGLNR, encoded by the coding sequence ATGAATGAATTACCTGAAAATATCCTGGCGATGATCAACGAAATTGCCGGCGGCTTTGACAAGTTAATGGGCCTTCGTTTCGTCAAGGCCACCCCGGAAGAGTACGTTGCCGAATTAGATGTTGATGAGAGGCACCTTCAGCCTTACGGGATAGTCCATGGCGGCGTGTACTCCGCCACAATCGAGACCTTATGCAGCCTGGGAGCGGCGCTGAGTGTTTATTCCGAGGGGAAAAGCGCTGTCGGACTGGAGAATTCCACCTCTTTCCTGCGAGCGGTGCGCTCGGGAACCATCCGCTGCACTGCCAGGCCCGTCTTTGCGGGAAAACGCTCACAAGTTTGGGAGGGGCAGGTAACAGATGACCGCGAACGGCTGATCGCGACAGGCCGCGTGCGTTTGATAATCCTCGAACAGGGCTCCGAGGCGGACGGCATTGCCGTCGGACTGAACCGATAA
- the pyrF gene encoding orotidine-5'-phosphate decarboxylase, translating into MDKTEEKDSFLSKKDILPRERLIFAMDVSSVEEAKALVAELGDSVMFYKLGLQMFMAGGYFELSDWLRERGKKVFVDLKFFDVPQTVKSAVSQLTERDVQFVTVHGNDKIMEAAAAAKKNLKILAVTALTSLDAGDLKDLGFACNVEELVLSRARRALAVGCDGVISSGLEAARLRRELGEKLLVVAPGIRPVANVDDQKRTVGVKEAFLNGADYIVVGRPIREAPERRAAAENIQQMIADIFK; encoded by the coding sequence ATGGATAAAACGGAAGAAAAAGATTCATTTTTGTCTAAGAAAGACATCTTGCCGCGGGAGCGGCTGATTTTTGCGATGGATGTCTCCTCGGTCGAGGAGGCCAAGGCGCTGGTCGCCGAACTGGGCGATTCCGTCATGTTTTATAAGTTGGGGCTCCAGATGTTCATGGCGGGCGGCTATTTTGAACTATCCGACTGGCTCCGGGAGCGGGGGAAAAAGGTCTTCGTGGATTTGAAGTTTTTTGACGTCCCGCAGACGGTCAAATCCGCGGTGAGCCAGCTTACGGAGCGCGACGTGCAATTTGTAACGGTCCACGGCAACGACAAAATTATGGAAGCGGCGGCCGCCGCTAAAAAAAACCTGAAGATTCTGGCGGTGACAGCGCTGACCAGTCTCGATGCAGGCGATCTGAAGGACCTGGGGTTTGCGTGCAATGTGGAGGAACTGGTGCTTTCCCGGGCCAGACGCGCCCTGGCTGTCGGCTGCGACGGCGTGATCTCCTCCGGTCTGGAAGCGGCGCGACTCCGACGGGAACTCGGCGAAAAACTGCTGGTAGTAGCGCCGGGAATCAGACCGGTCGCGAATGTTGATGACCAGAAAAGGACGGTTGGGGTAAAAGAGGCATTTCTCAATGGCGCCGATTACATTGTGGTCGGTCGGCCGATCCGGGAGGCGCCGGAGCGCCGCGCCGCCGCCGAAAATATCCAGCAGATGATTGCAGATATTTTTAAATAA
- the rfbC gene encoding dTDP-4-dehydrorhamnose 3,5-epimerase: MNVVQTGIPELLIIEPHVFGDERGFFYESFNQRVWEEKTGLKTTFVQDNHSRSKHNVLRGLHYQEKQPQGKLIRVIAGEVYDVAVDIRKNSPAFGKWEAVILSAENKRLLWIPEGFAHGFLVLSDVAEFLYKTTDYWAPQYERTIIWNDPTLAIAWPLQGEPNLSLKDEAGRKWDDIWKLQDNL, translated from the coding sequence ATGAACGTTGTTCAGACCGGCATTCCGGAGCTGTTAATTATCGAACCGCACGTTTTCGGAGATGAACGGGGATTTTTCTACGAGAGCTTCAACCAGCGCGTCTGGGAGGAAAAGACGGGGCTCAAGACGACTTTTGTCCAGGACAACCATTCCCGCTCGAAGCATAACGTCCTGCGGGGGCTGCACTATCAGGAAAAACAACCCCAGGGCAAACTGATCCGGGTTATTGCCGGCGAGGTTTATGACGTCGCTGTTGACATCCGGAAAAATTCGCCGGCCTTCGGGAAGTGGGAGGCGGTTATTCTCTCCGCTGAAAACAAACGGCTGCTCTGGATTCCGGAGGGCTTTGCCCACGGATTTTTAGTTTTATCCGATGTTGCCGAATTTCTTTATAAAACAACTGATTACTGGGCGCCCCAGTACGAGCGCACCATCATCTGGAACGACCCCACCCTTGCTATCGCCTGGCCCCTTCAGGGGGAACCGAATTTGTCCTTAAAAGACGAGGCGGGCAGAAAGTGGGACGATATATGGAAACTTCAGGATAACCTGTAA
- the sigZ gene encoding RNA polymerase sigma factor SigZ, whose amino-acid sequence MATMPDFWNEHKIRLHGYIAKRVRNREVAEDILQDVFLKVHLKIHKVKAPGSLTAWLYRIAANAVADYYRGQNPAEELPASLAALEPEPDYISELAACLEPLIADLPETYRLPLVLSEIDGLTQKEVAVQLGLSLSGAKSRVQRGREKLRQRLLECCAIEVGRNGIIGYEVRNKQRGCDCG is encoded by the coding sequence ATGGCAACGATGCCTGATTTTTGGAATGAACACAAAATTCGTCTGCACGGCTATATAGCCAAACGGGTGCGCAACCGCGAGGTCGCTGAGGACATCCTGCAGGATGTATTTCTTAAGGTTCATTTAAAGATTCATAAAGTTAAGGCGCCGGGCAGCCTGACTGCCTGGCTGTACCGCATTGCGGCTAATGCCGTTGCCGACTACTACCGTGGGCAAAACCCCGCAGAGGAATTGCCGGCTTCATTGGCCGCCCTTGAACCGGAACCGGACTATATCTCCGAACTGGCCGCCTGCCTCGAACCGCTGATCGCTGATTTGCCAGAGACCTATCGGCTCCCCCTTGTGCTGTCGGAGATTGATGGGCTGACGCAAAAGGAAGTGGCGGTTCAATTGGGACTTTCCCTTTCAGGCGCAAAATCGCGGGTGCAGCGGGGCCGCGAAAAACTGCGCCAGCGGCTGCTCGAGTGCTGCGCAATCGAAGTCGGACGGAACGGTATCATCGGTTATGAAGTCCGCAACAAACAGCGCGGCTGTGATTGCGGTTAA
- a CDS encoding sigma-54 dependent transcriptional regulator — MKNPGRIYLIDDDELILAMLARTLKREGYEVRTNAGDAKLVESIVEWSPDVVLLDVNLPGQNGMETLQVLKSEAVAIEVIMLTADDSAETAVKAMKIGAWDYLTKPFNVDEVKIVIRNAMENIKLKKEVEYLRKISSSLFENDFWGFSKAKKELKAKVERIAEAHVSSILITGESGVGKEVIARNIHGMMHGQAISSASPFIPVNCSALPDTLLESELFGYEKGAFTDAKKSKKGLFEEADGGTLLLDELGEMKLSLQSKLLRALEERVVRRIGGREERPFDVTVIATTNRDLSGAVEKGEFRMDLFYRLNAFALNVPPLRDLDRREDILVLANNFLASFAKEYKKGVEGFSAEAEKLMLAYRWPGNVRELKNVVRGMVVFNNTRLIMPEHLPMEIRGWAIPVASVREEKFLLPAAGISLDDVEKDLIVQALEMTAHNKAKAARLLNISYDSFRYQLKKFGLDWGSEREAHSRDIPRES, encoded by the coding sequence ATGAAGAACCCCGGACGTATTTATCTCATCGATGATGACGAACTGATTCTGGCAATGCTTGCCCGAACCCTGAAACGTGAAGGCTACGAGGTGCGCACCAATGCCGGTGATGCAAAACTCGTCGAAAGCATTGTCGAGTGGTCACCGGATGTTGTTCTGCTTGATGTCAACCTGCCGGGGCAAAACGGCATGGAGACGCTTCAGGTTCTGAAGAGTGAAGCTGTTGCGATTGAAGTCATTATGCTTACTGCTGACGATTCGGCGGAGACCGCGGTGAAGGCCATGAAGATCGGCGCCTGGGATTATCTTACCAAACCGTTCAACGTCGATGAGGTCAAGATCGTCATCCGGAATGCAATGGAAAACATAAAGCTCAAAAAAGAGGTCGAATATCTCAGGAAAATCAGTTCATCATTGTTCGAGAACGATTTTTGGGGTTTCTCCAAGGCAAAAAAAGAGTTGAAGGCGAAGGTGGAAAGGATAGCCGAGGCGCATGTATCCAGCATCCTGATAACCGGGGAAAGCGGCGTCGGCAAGGAGGTCATTGCGCGCAATATCCACGGGATGATGCACGGGCAGGCCATCAGTTCCGCCAGCCCCTTTATTCCCGTCAACTGCAGCGCCCTGCCGGATACCCTTCTGGAGAGTGAGCTTTTCGGCTACGAGAAGGGCGCCTTTACCGACGCAAAAAAAAGCAAGAAGGGGCTTTTCGAAGAGGCCGACGGGGGCACGCTGCTGCTGGATGAACTGGGCGAGATGAAGTTGAGCCTTCAGAGCAAGCTCCTGCGCGCCCTGGAGGAGAGAGTGGTAAGAAGGATCGGCGGGCGGGAAGAGAGACCCTTCGACGTGACCGTCATCGCCACGACCAACAGGGATTTGTCCGGAGCGGTGGAAAAGGGCGAGTTCCGGATGGACCTCTTCTACCGTCTCAACGCCTTTGCCTTGAACGTGCCTCCCTTGCGGGATCTGGACAGACGGGAGGATATCCTTGTTTTAGCTAACAATTTTCTTGCCTCCTTCGCGAAGGAGTACAAAAAGGGCGTTGAGGGGTTCTCTGCTGAAGCCGAGAAATTGATGCTGGCCTACAGGTGGCCGGGAAATGTGCGGGAACTTAAAAACGTAGTCAGGGGAATGGTGGTGTTCAATAACACGAGGCTCATCATGCCGGAGCATCTGCCCATGGAAATCAGGGGTTGGGCAATCCCCGTGGCAAGCGTACGGGAAGAGAAATTCCTTTTGCCGGCGGCGGGGATATCCCTTGATGATGTGGAAAAAGACCTGATTGTGCAAGCGCTCGAAATGACAGCGCACAACAAGGCAAAGGCCGCCAGGCTTTTGAATATCAGTTACGATTCGTTTAGATATCAACTCAAGAAATTCGGATTGGACTGGGGAAGTGAAAGAGAAGCACACTCCCGGGATATCCCCCGCGAGTCATAA
- a CDS encoding MOSC domain-containing protein, which yields MAKVLAVNISSEKGVRKHPVPSCELLIDHGIIGDAHAGKWHRQVSLLAQESIDKLQAKLTEMQLQPGDFAENITTVGIAVMNLPIGTRLRVGNEAELEVTQIGKECHMACEIRRLVGDCVMPREGIFAIVIREGAIKPEDEIEVIG from the coding sequence ATGGCAAAGGTCTTGGCGGTAAATATCAGTTCGGAAAAAGGCGTCCGAAAACATCCCGTCCCCTCCTGTGAACTGCTTATCGATCACGGTATCATAGGGGACGCGCATGCCGGCAAATGGCATCGGCAGGTAAGCCTGCTTGCCCAGGAAAGCATCGATAAGCTCCAGGCAAAGCTGACGGAGATGCAGCTCCAACCCGGCGATTTCGCCGAAAATATCACAACCGTGGGTATTGCGGTCATGAATCTCCCCATCGGGACGAGACTCCGGGTGGGAAACGAAGCGGAGCTTGAGGTGACGCAAATCGGCAAGGAATGCCACATGGCGTGCGAGATCCGGAGGCTTGTCGGGGACTGCGTGATGCCGCGCGAGGGCATCTTCGCCATAGTTATCCGGGAAGGGGCGATAAAGCCCGAAGATGAGATAGAAGTCATCGGATAA